Proteins co-encoded in one Cercospora beticola chromosome 7, complete sequence genomic window:
- a CDS encoding uncharacterized protein (antiSMASH:Cluster_3), with amino-acid sequence MTIPKNTNEQALTFAKTVAHLARVNSAIHRHTQNGPADEAISTLEAEMYDTDSMLATAEDDLRLGSLLFTAIDSVSLEDEQIQQTSKCPTASRVAGQATRGIAKKPRHIRGQVDGGNELAISIDPGLMKAAHALSCSLQKKFPLTWQKLLEDC; translated from the coding sequence ATGACCATACCGAAGAACACGAACGAGCAGGCGCTAACCTTCGCCAAGACCGTAGCTCACCTTGCGCGAGTGAACAGCGCAATCCACAGACATACGCAGAATGGTCCAGCAGATGAAGCGATCTCCACACTTGAAGCTGAGATGTACGACACGGACTCGATGCTCGCCACCGCAGAAGACGACCTGCGACTTGGTAGCCTACTTTTTACAGCGATTGACAGTGTCAGCTTGGAAGACGAGCAGATCCAACAAACCAGCAAATGTCCAACAGCATCAAGAGTTGCTGGACAAGCAACTCGAGGCATAGCTAAGAAGCCTCGTCATATCAGAGGACAAGTAGATGGTGGCAATGAGCTTGCAATATCGATCGACCCGGGACTGATGAAGGCCGCTCACGCGCTGAGTTGCTCGTTACAAAAGAAGTTTCCGCTAACGTGGCAAAAGCTGTTGGAGGATTGTTGA
- a CDS encoding uncharacterized protein (SMCOG1001:short-chain dehydrogenase/reductase SDR~antiSMASH:Cluster_3): MASSSPHNVRSSVLANNAKLRLPATTDPPSDTNPAVQKTWLIFGATGHIGRSLVKSALSHGDKVTAVGRTGENSMQQMQGWHEQCLGLLCDVRVRSTVDEVIRKSIEHWGVIDIIVNCTGYGVIGACEDQDDFDLRSQFETNFLGTLNIIQLSLPHLREQAAKRQDEENAGRYIIFSSTSGALGVPGLGPYCATKYATEGLIESMLYEIDAFGIKASLVEPGHMRIDEPTGLDDKAADEGLTIKKYGHFLVKTPSAPYNTPTAPAGHARRIVQWLSDRQPTSAVKSSELVWQLGHCKYPPLRLLLGTYAVESVRDRLRSVIEEIEDWKHLHFPSAEEEAKGKNGKEDDKTEEKDEQAKDDDAMDIAEDGAEKDEEDES; this comes from the exons ATGGCCTCGAGCTCACCTCACAACGTGCGATCATCAGTGCTCGCCAACAATGCCAAACTACGATTGCCCGCCACCACCGACCCGCCCAGCGACACGAACCCAGCAGTGCAGAAAACATGGCTGATCTTTGGTGCGACGGGGCATATTGGACGGAGTTTGGTCAAGAGCGCGTTGAGCCATGGAGACAAGGTAACGGCTGTGGGGAGGACGGGTGAGAATAGCatgcagcagatgcaagGCTGGCATGAGCAATGCTTGGGCCTGCTATGCGATGTGCGTGTGAGATCAACAGTGGACGAAGTCATCCGAAAGAGCATCGAGCACTGGGGCGTCATCGACATCATTGTGAA CTGCACAGGATACGGAGTAATCGGCGCCTgcgaagaccaagacgaCTTCGATCTGCGATCCCAATTTGAAACGAACTTTCTGGGCACATTAAACATCATACAGCTCTCTTTGCCGCATCTACGAGAGCAGGCTGCGAAACGACAAGACGAGGAGAATGCCGGTCGATACATTATCTTCTCCTCAACCTCCGGAGCTCTCGGAGTGCCGGGTCTTGGACCGTATTGCGCGACCAAGTATGCCACGGAAGGTTTGATTGAGAGCATGCTGTATGAGATTGATGCGTTTGGCATCAAAGCTAGTCTGGTAGAACCGGGACACATGCGCATCGATGAGCCCACCGGCCTGGATGACAAAGCTGCAGATGAAGGATTGACGATCAAGAAGTACGGCCACTTCTTGGTGAAAACGCCATCAGCCCCATACAACACGCCTACTGCACCTGCCGGACATGCGCGACGCATTGTGCAGTGGCTCTCTGACCGGCAACCGACGAGCGCTGTGAAGTCATCTGAGCTAGTGTGGCAGCTGGGTCATTGCAAGTATCCTCCGTTACGCTTACTGCTCGGCACCTATGCCGTCGAGAGTGTACGGGATCGACTGAGAAGTGTCATTGAGGAAATTGAAGATTGGAAGCATCTACACTTCCCAAGCGCTGAGGAAGAGGCGAAAGGCAAGAATGGGAAGGAGGACGACAAgacggaggagaaggatgagCAGGCCAAGGATGACGATGCGATGGACATTGCTGAAGACGGAgccgagaaggacgaggaggatgaatCGTGA
- a CDS encoding uncharacterized protein (SMCOG1127:condensation domain-containing protein~antiSMASH:Cluster_3) translates to MSDTEERLKSLWAEVLGRGTTDLNSESNWFEVGGDSVLAIRLVNSAGQNGIHLSNQAVFDAPTLSGMAKAATQKSVGSDGGEPDKSQALGAAGLMQQWDIIKTCLEQTGIENHELEDIAPCAGFQEELMRATNDTGIFMIQVIFNAGNEKSISRAKTVIDRIVQSNSIFRTRVVQHEQDFYQVVVKKPIEWTEFDGTLEAYKVQDEARRIHYGDPLIRLAVVRDPHGLYIVWTKSHAAYDRWSRYELMNDLEAGFLNPAAFLENSKRPDFRSFVDGTLAGNAEESMQFWQNRLKGVEKFDLLFPESKQRDYMSSKTDRLRTRIVACPKPKGRVGLDAINTVGSALLLANESGLDDVFFMQVRSCRQLPIDGIDSIIGPLWTPCPIRRKLKADTTLQSLLEEVSEEANQAIPHEAFGSIATLQHFGHRRFYQFVTMMQPPKTANFDADLKTRDEDGENLSLKVCETTQTRNFFGFYLMQNPIKDDKLEMWVRYDDTFLSPERVEELMDKYCKVLETFNNNDWNEITVADICPHIRTSSSRQAPELDSTDAPSTLAGIFHQPSKSPALIIPGEESLTSSHEDLQRVVEDMQKELANFGVARAIAAPLNPAYKQDEFEFYIDDLGSAVAVIPRGSYEEDGPAVHAARKYKAAIAEVYWDAASNKIVFDVKEKGKLESDDSEEREVLTAQEDDVALVLHTSGTTDRPKAVPLTHSNLLASIRNICRTYALRPDDRTMLIMPLFHVHGLLASFLSPLYSGGSAVVPQRLTPEFWKYFEEHGATWYTATPSMHRVILSFPKPVKSVVQKIRFIRSCSSQLSESWFKSMSERFEGVPIVESYAMTEASHLMTSNPLTLGEQMPGSVGQAAEGVEVKILGQDDDNEVKQGEVGEVCIQGENVTKGYLNNPDANKSSFTESGFFRTGDQGKLDENGFLFLTGRLKELINKGGENISPVELDNVINKHEDIVEAVSFAIDDEAYDQDVGCAVKAAEGKDLKEDDLKKWIAERVAAFKVPKKIWLTDEIPKTATGKVQRKLVAEKMVNG, encoded by the exons ATGTCGGACACAGAAGAACGTCTGAAAAGCCTATGGGCAGAAGTCCTTGGTCGGGGGACTACAGATCTGAACAGCGAGAGCAATTGGTTCGAAGTTGGAGGCGACAGCGTGCTCGCCATCAGGCTAGTGAATTCGGCGGGCCAAAATGGCATACATCTGTCCAACCAGGCTGTCTTCGACGCTCCCACGCTATCGGGAATGGCCAAGGCCGCAACGCAGAAAAGCGTTGGTTCGGACGGAGGAGAGCCCGACAAATCGCAAGCACTGGGAGCAGCTGGACTCATGCAGCAGTGGGACATTATCAAAACTTGCCTGGAGCAGACTGGGATCGAGAACCATGAATTGGAAGACATTGCTCCTTGTGCAGGATTTCAGGAAGAACTGATGCGTGCAACGAACGACACTGGCATCTTCATGATACAAGTGATCTTTAATGCTGGGAACGAGAAGAGCATCTCGAGAGCCAAGACGGTCATCGATCGTATTGTCCAGAGCAATAGTATCTTCCGCACAAGGGTTGTACAGCACGAACAAGACTTCTATCAGGTTGTGGTGAAGAAACCAATCGAATGGACTGAGTTCGATGGCACActagaagcctataaagtCCAGGATGAGGCACGCAGGATTCATTACGGTGATCCTTTGATCAGACTAGCCGTGGTACGGGATCCTCACGGTCTTTACATAGTCTGGACGAAAAGCCACGCTGCGTACGATCGCTGGAGTCGATACGAACTCATGAATGACCTCGAAGCTGGATTTCTAAACCCTGCAGCATTTCTTGAAAACTCAAAACGCCCGGACTTTCGAAGTTTTGTCGATGGTACATTGGCAGGGAATGCAGAAGAAAGCATGCAGTTCTGGCAGAATCGATTGAAAGGTGTGGAGAAGTTCGATTTATTGTTCCCGGAGAGCAAGCAACGCGACTACATGTCGTCAAAGACGGATCGATTGCGCACGCGAATCGTGGCATGTCCGAAACCCAAAGGACGAGTGGGTCTCGATGCAATCAACACGGTAGGATCTGCTCTGTTGCTTGCCAACGAGTCAGGTCTTGACGATGTTTTCTTTATGCAAGTCCGAAGCTGTCGACAACTGCCCATCGACGGCATTGACAGTATCATCGGACCTCTGTGGACGCCTTGTCCAATCAGACGGAAATTGAAAGCCGATACCACCTTGCAAAGTCTCCTTGAAGAAGTGTCGGAAGAGGCCAACCAGGCGATCCCCCATGAAGCCTTTGGCTCAATAGCAACGCTTCAACATTTTGGTCATCGACGGTTTTATCAATTCGTGACGATGATGCAGCCACCGAAGACCGCAAACTTCGATGCAGATTTGAAGACGAGAGACGAAGACGGAGAGAACTTGTCACTGAAGGTGTGCGAAACAACCCAGACTCGCAATTTCTTTGGCTTCTACCTTATGCAGAATCCCATCAAGGACGACAAACTGGAGATGTGGGTGCGATATGACGATACGTTTCTCAGCCCAGAGCGTGTAGAAGAATTGATGGACAAGTATTGCAAGGTTTTGGAGACCTTTAACAACAATGACTGGAACGAGATCACAGTTGCAGATATCTGCCCCCATATTCGCACGTCAAGCAGCCGTCAAGCACCAGAACTCGACTCAACAGATGCTCCTTCAACGCTCGCAGGAATCTTTCACCAACCTTCGAAGTCGCCAGCGCTTATCATACCGGGTGAGGAGTCTTTGACTTCCTCGCACGAAGATCTCCAGCGGGTCGTGGAAGATATGCAGAAGGAGCTTGCGAATTTTGGTGTGGCCC GTGCTATAGCAGCGCCTCTCAATCCAGCCTACAAGCAAGACGAGTTCGAATTTTACATTGATGATCTTGGCTCTGCGGTTGCGGTCATTCCTCGGGGCTCTTACGAAGAAGACGGCCCTGCTGTACATGCAGCGAGAAAGTACAAAGCCGCGATTGCGGAAGTATATTGGGATGCAGCTTCCAACAAAATCGTGTTCGACGTTAAAGAAAAGGGCAAACTGGAGTCCGACGATAGTGAAGAGAGAGAAGTCCTGACAGCTCAGGAAGATGATGTTGCTCTGGTATTGCACACATCTGGCACCACTGACAGGCCCAAAGCTGTGCCTCTGACGCATTCCAATCTGCTGGCCTCAATTCGCAACATCTGTCGTACCTACGCCTTGAGGCCTGACGACCGCACGATGCTCATCATGCCACTATTCCATGTACACGGTTTGCTCGCATCGTTTCTCTCTCCGCTCTATTCGGGAGGCTCAGCCGTGGTGCCTCAGCGACTGACTCCAGAATTCTGGAAATACTTTGAGGAGCATGGTGCAACATGGTACACCGCTACACCTTCCATGCATCGGGTGATCTTGTCTTTTCCCAAGCCTGTAAAGAGCGTCGTGCAGAAGATTCGTTTCATACGATCATGCAGCTCCCAATTGTCCGAGAGTTGGTTCAAATCAATGAGTGAGAGATTCGAAGGAGTTCCCATAGTGGAATCATATGCAATGACGGAAGCTAGCCATCTCATGACCTCAAACCCGTTGACCCTCGGAGAGCAGATGCCAGGCAGCGTGGGGCAAGCAGCCGAAGGCGTCGAGGTAAAGATCTTGGGCCAGGACGATGATAATGAGGTCAAGCAAGGAGAAGTCGGCGAAGTCTGCATCCAAGGCGAAAATGTGACAAAAGGATACCTTAACAACCCTGACGCGAACAAGTCCTCATTCACAGAAAGCGGCTTTTTCCGAACAGGAGATCAAGGAAAACTGGACGAGAACGGCTTCCTCTTTCTCACAGGGCGCCTGAAAGAGCTGATCAATAAAGGTGGAGAGAACATTTCCCCTGTCGAGCTCGACAACGTAATCAATAAGCACGAAGATATCGTAGAAGCTGTCAGCTTCGCTATCGACGACGAAGCTTATGACCAGGATGTAGGCTGTGCCGTGAAAGCTGCTGAAGGGAAAGACTTGAAAGAGGATGATCTGAAGAAGTGGATCGCAGAGCGAGTGGCTGCTTTCAAGGTTCCGAAGAAGATTTGGCTTACTGACGAGATACCCAAGACGGCTACTGGAAAGGTGCAGAGGAAGCTGGTGGCTGAGAAAATGGTCAATGGCTAG
- a CDS encoding uncharacterized protein (antiSMASH:Cluster_3), producing MRFLLLSAALAAQVLAQGKRGFNYGANGPSGPRAQQDFEAEFNRAKTLPGTAPFTSARLFTMIQANTANDPSSAIPAAIATNTSLLLGLWASAGQDAFNQELEALRRALEQFGQPFIDLIDGISVGSEDLYRITPTGIANKAGIGASPDDLVKYIQQTRDKLNGHDNLKSKIGHVDTWTAWVNETNYPVTTACDWIGMDSYPYYQKEVPNSIDQAKELFFQSYNTTKNVSQGKKVLVTETGWPVAGPDFGLAKANVDNAKRFWDEVGCALFAEPVDTWWFTLDDSKQNPEEISFSVVKPGLGDPIWDLKCPGQ from the exons ATGcgcttcctccttctctccGCCGCCCTCGCGGCGCAAGTCCTCGCCCAAGGCAAACGCGGCTTCAACTATGGCGCAAACGGACCCAGTGGCCCCAGAGCACAGCAAGACTTTGAGGCCGAGTTCAACAGAGCGAAGACTTTGCCAGGAACAGCACCTTTCACTTCTGCTCGTCTCTTTACCATGATTCAAGCGAACACGGCCAATGACCCCAGCAGTGCTATTCCCGCAGCAATTGCCACAAACACGAGTCTTCTATTGGGACTGTGGGCGAGTGCGGGCCAGGACGCTTTCAACCAGGAATTGGAGGCGCTGAGGAGGGCTTTGGAACAGTTTG GCCAACCCTtcatcgacctcatcgaCGGCATCTCCGTCGGCTCCGAAGACCTCTACCGCATAACCCCCACCGGCATAGCCAACAAAGCCGGCATCGGCGCCTCTCCCGACGACCTGGTCAAATACATCCAACAAACCCGCGACAAACTCAACGGCCACGATAATCTGAAATCCAAGATCGGCCACGTGGATACCTGGACTGCCTGGGTCAATGAGACAAATTACCCCGTCACAACAGCATGTGACTGGATCGGAATGGACAGCTATCCTTACTACCAGAAAGAAGTCCCCAATTCTATTGATCAAGCTAAAGAGCTCTTTTTCCAATCTTATAATACGACCAAGAATGTCTCGCAAGGGAAGAAAGTTTTAGTCACGGAGACAGGGTGGCCAGTTGCAGGACCGGATTTCGGTCTCGCGAAGGCGAATGTTGATAATGCGAAGCGTTTCTGGGATGAAGTTGGTTGTGCGTTATTTGCGGAGCCGGTCGATACGTGGTGGTTCACGTTGGATGATTCGAAGCAGAATCCCGAGGAGATTTCGTTTAGTGTTGTGAAGCCGGGTTTGGGGGATCCGATTTGGGATTTGAAGTGCCCGGGGCAGTAG
- a CDS encoding uncharacterized protein (antiSMASH:Cluster_3): MGGKDDDRKDADAWSDKEWFNSWKAQHDQLLSELETESKRLQQDVSRESSSGAAGPFSAFKRFIDDGFSSLSSALQDLPSTTAELKSRMQREQERWRAEEQDISERWTGSTDSPDHIQMVASRSSDREKEEVRESMLELLDTANERNAHIPPAKLEALYRDQGLDMGILDLLGDLSNVSLGSYRWLSVDWFKRDPYSPMRLESHHALGEYGAKWRAAFEDLLDASLDKPMGSIERVGMREPFGRHPQSTYYGPGLDWMLSLQCRGILPMQLPRTYSIPGMAPELKGSRWTGILRHEAASTENGRTANPTISADLRDLLSAVGTKAAPDTGADPLPVRIPPETEQDLYDSEYLFPGVSSSSEDHAMDVAKQSSVEADGTARGQDKSFREALIRRGYELAGDEFEDFASSLPGMDQLLERVLRLQQEWDSIEESTGSGKASLKDHLEGTRSAVVEREQQGVSLPSHEQQHTEPQARRPDVLSALTTTHTTRLPDGTVTIKVVLKQRFADGREETTESMHTRNEGTNKSQDETSSQEKPEKKGWFWT; the protein is encoded by the coding sequence ATGGGCGGGAAAGATGATGATAGAAAAGACGCGGATGCGTGGAGCGATAAAGAATGGTTCAATAGCTGGAAAGCACAGCACGACCAACTGCTCAGCGAACTCGAAACCGAGAGCAAGCGCTTACAGCAAGACGTTTCGCGcgaaagcagcagcggtgCTGCTGGACCATTTTCTGCTTTCAAAAGATTCATTGACGACGGTTTCAGTTCCCTTTCGAGTGCTTTACAGGACTTACCTTCTACGACTGCCGAACTGAAGTCGAGGATGCAGCGAGAACAGGAACGGTGGCGAGCTGAAGAGCAGGATATCTCGGAGAGATGGACAGGGAGCACGGATTCGCCGGATCATATACAGATGGTGGCGTCTAGGAGTTCGGATCGTGAAAAGGAGGAGGTACGAGAATCGATGTTGGAATTGCTGGATACTGCGAATGAGCGGAATGCGCATATTCCACCCGCGAAGCTTGAAGCGCTATACCGTGACCAAGGTCTCGATATGGGCATTCTTGATCTTCTAGGCGACTTGTCGAATGTGTCGCTGGGCTCTTATCGCTGGTTGTCGGTGGACTGGTTCAAGCGCGATCCATATTCACCAATGAGGCTCGAAAGCCATCATGCGCTCGGAGAATATGGTGCAAAGTGGCGAGCTGCGTTTGAGGATCTCCTCGATGCTTCTTTGGACAAACCCATGGGGTCGATCGAAAGAGTAGGCATGCGTGAGCCCTTTGGGAGACATCCGCAGTCCACATACTACGGGCCTGGCTTAGACTGGATGCTCAGCTTACAGTGTCGCGGAATTTTGCCTATGCAACTCCCTCGGACATACTCAATACCTGGAATGGCTCCCGAGCTGAAAGGGTCGCGATGGACTGGAATCCTTCGCCATGAAGCTGCGTCGACAGAGAATGGGAGAACTGCAAATCCGACCATCTCAGCTGATCTTAGAGACTTGCTATCCGCTGTCGGCACAAAGGCGGCGCCAGATACTGGAGCTGACCCTTTGCCTGTGCGCATTCCTCCTGAAACAGAGCAGGACCTCTACGACTCAGAATATTTGTTCCCTGGTGTCAGTTCGAGCAGTGAAGACCACGCGATGGACGTTGCAAAACAATCCTCAGTCGAGGCCGATGGTACAGCACGAGGTCAAGACAAATCCTTCCGAGAGGCATTGATACGGCGTGGCTACGAGCTTGCGGGAGATGAATTCGAAGACTTCGCTTCAAGCTTGCCAGGAATGGATCAGCTACTCGAGAGGGTGCTCCGCCTACAACAGGAATGGGACAGCATAGAGGAGTCCACTGGTTCCGGCAAAGCCTCGCTCAAAGACCATCTCGAAGGAACAAGATCTGCAGTAGTGGAACGAGAACAACAGGGAGTTTCCCTACCCAGTCACGAGCAGCAACACACTGAACCTCAAGCAAGACGACCGGATGTTTTGTCAGCCTTGACAACGACTCATACAACTCGACTTCCGGATGGAACAGTCACGATCAAAGTTGTGCTCAAGCAGCGATTCGCTGATGGCAGAGAGGAGACAACGGAAAGTATGCACACACGAAATGAGGGCACGAACAAGTCGCAGGACGAGACGTCATCCCAGGAGAAGCCCGAGAAGAAAGGCTGGTTCTGGACATGA
- a CDS encoding uncharacterized protein (antiSMASH:Cluster_3~SMCOG1005:Drug resistance transporter, EmrB/QacA), protein MGSDWDSEKVTPPKSAKEWDGPQDEANPQNWSLAKRLYHSLIPTSIAFLCPFGSSVYTPGHMEVMSDFGVNREVALLPFVFYLLGLSFGPVLAAPLSETYGREVVYLSALPISAAFTLGAGFSEGIASLIVCRFFAGLFSSPGLSIGTGTLSDIWPPEKRAVPMAMFISMVQVGPALGPLIGGYVTIEMSWRWTQWVILFGMAFVLGLTLGMKETYKAVILSRRAKALGIEGPDLPHANKTRIETIKFFATKTIVRPLHMLCTEVIVTLFDLYVAFNFGLLNAFFAAFSWVFQNVYGFGLGSTGLTYLGQLVGTIVGLCIMLYISVVKWPRDLEALKQEGGSKLPPEHRLLIAKIGAPLLPASLFLFGWTARPSVHWIAPVIAEGLFGCGNLLIFTTASLYLTDCYGARYGASAWSSNTFLRYLFAFIFPLFAVQMYEGLGTGWATSLLGFCSLALVPIPFAFDRYGARLRRNTAYPSGE, encoded by the exons ATGGGATCTGACTGGGATTCGGAAAAAGTTACGCCTCCCAAGAGTGCGAAAGAGTGGGATGGCCCGCAGGATGAAGCAAATCCGCAGAACTGGTCACTGGCGAAACGTCTGTATCACAGTCTGATACCAACAAGCATAGCATTCCTCTG CCCTTTTGGATCATCGGTGTACACTCCTGGCCACATGGAGGTCATGTCAGACTTTGGCGTGAACCGAGAAGTCGCTCTGCTGCCATTCGTATTTTACTTGTTGGGCTTGAGTTTCGGTCCCGTACTGGCAGCTCCCCTGAGTGAGACCTATGGCCGGGAAGTAGTGTACCTCTCGGCATTGCCCATT TCGGCAGCTTTCACGTTAGGTGCCGGATTCTCCGAGGGCATCGCTTCGTTGATCGTATGTCGCTTCTTCGCAGGGCTATTCTCGAGTCCGGGCCTCAGCATTGGAACTGGCACACTCTCCGACATTTGGCCTCCGGAAAAACGCGCTGTTCCGATGGCCATGTTCATCAGCATGGTCCAAGTCGGTCCAGCTTTGGGACCATTGATCGGTGGATATGTTACCATTGAGATGTCCTGGCGCTGGACGCAATGGGTCATACTCTTCGGCATGGCTTTCGTTCTGGGTCTCACACTGGGAATGAAGGAAACGTACAAAGCAGTCATCCTGAGCCGTCGAGCCAAGGCATTGGGGATCGAAGGGCCGGACTTGCCTCATGCCAACAAGACGAGGATAGAAACGATCAAGTTCTTTGCAACGAAGACAATTGTCAGACCCCTGCACATGCTCTGCACAGAGGTGATCGTGACTCTGTTCGATCTTTACGTTGCCTTCAACTTCGGGCTCCTCAATGCCTTCTTTGCAGCCTTCAGCTGGGTCTTCCAGAATGTCTATGGGTTCGGTCTGGGCAGCACCGGTCTGACGTACCTTGGCCAGCTTGTGGGGACAATCGTAGGGCTTTGCATCATGCTGTACATCTCAGTCGTCAAGTGGCCACGCGATCTGGAGGCCTTGAAACAAGAAGGAGGTTCCAAATTGCCGCCCGAGCATCGACTGCTGATTGCAAAGATTGGTGCACCTTTGCTGCCAGCGTCACTATTTCTCTTTGGCTGGACAGCCCGCCCCTCAGTGCACTGGATAGCACCAGTCATAGCAGAAGGGCTGTTTGGCTGTGGCAATCTGTTGATCTTCACAACAGCCAGCCTGTACTTGACAGACTGCTATGGTGCAAGATACGGCGCCTCAGCATGGTCGTCGAACACCTTTCTGAGGTACCTGTTTGCGTTCATCTTTCCACTGTTTGCAGTTCAG ATGTACGAAGGCTTGGGCACGGGTTGGGCAACCTCCCTGCTTGGGTTCTGCTCACTCGCTCTTGTTCCGATCCCCTTCGCCTTTGACCGGTATGGCGCAAGGTTGAGGCGAAATACAGCCTATCCCTCCGGAGAATGA